From one Candidatus Eisenbacteria bacterium genomic stretch:
- the larE gene encoding ATP-dependent sacrificial sulfur transferase LarE, whose product MEAQLAGKLENLESLIERLGSVLVAFSGGVDSSLLLKVAVNVLGGNVLAVIADSPTYPPSELAEALDLARQIGANCLVAKTEELSDPRFSSNPPERCYHCKVELFGKLKAIARERNIKWVADGSNCDDLLDFRPGSRAAREHGIVSPLREAGLTKSEVRELARTVGLPNWSKPPQACLASRFPYGTEITRPELERVAAAEQSLKRQGFSQVRVRTHGDVARIEVLPDELDNLLSHEVRDLVVNDLRKLGFLFVTIDLEGYRTGSMNEPIRKIIGSELRG is encoded by the coding sequence ATGGAAGCGCAACTGGCCGGCAAGTTAGAAAACCTCGAGAGCCTGATAGAGAGACTTGGAAGCGTTCTCGTGGCTTTTTCGGGCGGCGTTGACAGTTCTCTTCTTCTCAAGGTGGCCGTGAACGTGCTCGGGGGCAATGTCCTGGCCGTAATAGCAGACTCGCCTACCTATCCCCCGAGCGAACTGGCGGAGGCTCTGGATCTGGCGAGACAGATCGGCGCGAACTGTCTCGTCGCCAAGACGGAAGAGCTGTCAGATCCCCGATTCAGCAGCAATCCCCCCGAAAGATGCTATCACTGCAAGGTCGAGCTCTTCGGAAAGCTCAAGGCAATTGCACGTGAGAGGAACATCAAGTGGGTTGCCGACGGCTCAAACTGCGACGATCTGCTCGACTTCAGGCCGGGCTCGCGCGCCGCAAGAGAACACGGTATAGTGAGCCCGCTCAGAGAAGCGGGGCTCACGAAATCAGAGGTGAGAGAGCTTGCAAGGACGGTCGGGCTTCCCAACTGGTCCAAACCCCCTCAGGCCTGCCTCGCATCGAGATTTCCGTACGGGACGGAGATCACTCGCCCGGAGCTCGAACGAGTCGCCGCGGCGGAACAAAGCCTCAAGCGGCAAGGATTCTCTCAGGTCAGGGTGAGGACTCATGGCGACGTGGCCCGCATAGAAGTCCTGCCGGATGAGCTTGACAACCTGCTGTCCCATGAGGTAAGGGACTTGGTGGTGAACGACCTCAGGAAACTCGGCTTCCTTTTCGTGACGATAGATTTGGAGGGCTACAGAACCGGAAGCATGAACGAACCTATCAGAAAAATCATAGGCAGCGAGCTGCGGGGGTGA
- the mltG gene encoding endolytic transglycosylase MltG — protein sequence MEREKLTRIGRKLLIVLALALVVFVVSLAFPPLPREGMPEKIMVLIPRGAQLQEIAGILKESGVIRSKAVFILAARAIGAEKEMKAGRFKIDREFGVFEVIGQLTQGMKPEDLVTIPEGLTSKEIADILYREIRLDPKTFLALVDDSTFAHSVGVNARSLEGYLFPDTYGFVPGMEPAEIVREMVSKGRHAFGVEFGKKAAEVGLSWHQVLTLASIVEGEAQVDDERPRIAAVFTNRLKQGWRLQADPTVAYALGGRRDRIVYRDLEVRSPYNTYFVTGLPPGPICNPGKSAVSAVIFPLKDCEDMYFVARGDGTHIFSKTIEEHLAAIRSVRDATRSRDSSGA from the coding sequence ATGGAAAGAGAAAAGCTCACAAGGATCGGACGGAAGCTTCTCATCGTGCTGGCCCTGGCGTTGGTCGTCTTTGTCGTGAGTCTCGCGTTTCCGCCTCTTCCGCGTGAAGGTATGCCCGAGAAGATCATGGTGCTCATCCCACGGGGAGCACAGTTGCAGGAGATTGCGGGCATACTCAAAGAGAGCGGCGTCATAAGGAGCAAGGCGGTTTTCATCCTGGCGGCCAGGGCCATCGGCGCCGAGAAGGAAATGAAGGCGGGCAGGTTCAAGATAGACAGAGAGTTCGGCGTCTTCGAAGTAATAGGGCAGCTCACCCAGGGAATGAAACCCGAGGACCTGGTTACGATTCCGGAGGGTCTCACGTCGAAAGAGATAGCCGACATTCTCTATCGCGAAATCCGCCTCGACCCGAAGACCTTTCTGGCGCTTGTCGACGACAGTACCTTTGCTCACTCCGTCGGTGTGAATGCGCGTTCTTTGGAGGGATATCTCTTTCCGGATACGTACGGTTTTGTTCCGGGCATGGAACCTGCCGAGATCGTGAGGGAGATGGTGAGCAAAGGCAGACATGCCTTCGGCGTGGAGTTCGGCAAGAAGGCCGCCGAAGTCGGTCTGAGCTGGCATCAGGTTCTAACGCTTGCTTCGATCGTGGAAGGCGAAGCGCAGGTTGACGACGAACGTCCGAGAATAGCCGCCGTCTTCACGAACAGGCTCAAGCAGGGCTGGAGACTTCAAGCCGACCCCACGGTGGCATACGCGCTCGGAGGTCGAAGGGATAGAATCGTGTACAGAGATCTGGAGGTGCGCTCCCCTTACAACACGTATTTCGTGACGGGACTTCCGCCCGGCCCCATCTGCAATCCGGGGAAGAGCGCGGTCAGTGCGGTCATCTTCCCGCTCAAGGATTGTGAGGACATGTACTTTGTCGCGAGAGGCGACGGCACTCACATCTTTAGTAAGACCATAGAAGAACACCTTGCGGCGATAAGAAGTGTGAGAGACGCGACCCGATCTCGGGACTCGTCTGGAGCTTGA